The sequence GCGGCCGCGGCCTGTGCGTCAGAGCGTCCCTGAATGTGCTGCTCACGCACCGCTGCCTAGTTGGTGCGAACCGCTTCGACACCATGGCGGCCTGCAGGGACGCCTGCCTGCGCCCCTGATCGGGCCGTGATGGGAGCACGGCCTCCGAGCGTGGCCATGAGCCATTTTCAGGCGCCACCCGATTTCGGAGGCCAAGGTGGATGCGAGGAGGCGCCggtcgcatttgtcgtcttctgCGACGTTATTTTACATGATGCGCCGAAGGTGTTAATTAAACGTATTTCGATGTGCCACGTACTTCGTATGTATATACTTGGCATGCTGGGCACCTGCGTGGAAACCGCGCAGTCGCATGCTTTTTGGTCGGCGTGAAGATCGACGAGTCGATGTTGATTTCCTAGTGCAAAATCTGGCGGTTTCGGCGTCAGCACGAACGGTAAAAAAAATCGATAGCTAGGAAAAAAAGGCGGTAAAAAGTCACGTGATGCTCAATTAAGTGAATCAAATAAGTGAATTACAATGCGTCCGGTCATGGCGTAAACACATGAAAGGTACCAAAAGTCTCGCGACTTCAGTGTCGCATGATGTGACATTGATGAggtgaggagaaggaggaggatagctgaggaaagaaaaaggcgcaacttctgcaaccctaattgggagaaCGGCTCAGCGCCTTGAtgaggtgggccgatcccagaggttGTGCAGCACCAGGAGTTTCCAGTGCAGCACCAGGACTAATCTGGACACTGTCTATAATTCCCCCATATCATGAAATGCGCCATCTTTTCGACTCTCATTGGCCAAGGGGGGCGCTACGACCCCTTTGAtaggcttaaaatgccgccattacggaacttgacaagatggcggaattcgacagtgtccagaatagcacaccACGTAGGATGGCTAGAATTGTAGCCACCCTAAAGCCCAGACAGCTGCAGAAAGCTTCGGGGCGGGGATGCAGATCCTAAAGCTTCTGGCTCACACCGACTCTGGGGGAGTGGCCTAAAATCGGGTAGTAAAGATAAAATATTCTAAAATATTGcatattttaacagcggagctgtttaagccggccgtataGACGTTGTTGTCCACAGAAAACCACAGGTgcgcatgcgccacaggaattgggcaagccccactaccgtgtacagcaggtgcgagcgttcaACGAACTCGGCTCggtgaagtggaacacgtgaaagattatatatatatatatatatatatatatagacagagagagagagagagagagtgaaagaaagagacaaataaagacataaagagcgagaaagatgaagaaatagagagaaagaaaaagaaaccaacaTGTACAAAAATGAGATACGTGAAacagagaggaagagaagaaagaaagaagaaagtaaagagaaacacagaaggccacccagctgcgcttcaggcttggcaccactagtgcgaagctgccataatttgttTTTCTCTTGTTTAATGAGAGTGTCCTTGACTATAATATTTGATTAAAAATCTAGGGTTCAATTGGTCTTGTTCATACGCAAACTTTGGGAATGTTGCCCAATAATCGGTAGTTCAAGGTGAGAAGGAGCGGGCTTGGGTTtccaacgtgtgtgtgtgtgagagagagagagaaaactttatttgTACAAGGATAAGAGCTCTTCCTCGTTGGGTGAAGCCCTtcgttcagggccccattggctcgcgccactgCACGTGCCCGCTGGATTAGCCGACGCAGCTCCTGCTGATACAGCCGGCACGtggagtggcgcgagccaatCATCTGAACTTGTCGCGCTTTGCAAAGGCCTGCCTCATCTGCACGACGGAAATAAACGTTATATCTGTAATGGTTATATATAGTTCTTCATAGTTAcgtcatcttcgacaaatcgcgcCGGGGGTGCCCAGGCACCACGATGTTTGGACGAAACGGACCACCGGGGCCTCCCGGTCTttaaaacaatgaatcggtttaggctgataaattttactctgaaaactctaatttCACCATTATATAGAGAGGTGAAAATCAGTCAAagcttcacttttaaatttcgcgccgaaatctccgcgcgtgacgtcgcggatttcaaactTTTGGAGACATTAGCGCAACGAAATTTTCTGACACTTGTTAAGTGTCTGTccccctcagaggacattgtACTTCATATTCgccgattaggagctacgtatgaccttgtagacgccgtcaaaatctgtgacatcacggagattggtgcgaaaacttcaaggcggcgtcgccaccagcattttcttttcgcgcatttTCTCGCTGGCCATGTGTCTTCTCGCGGCATGCGTGGtgatttcggtattgtgaaagagtaacttattaatatagaaaaatcgtttttctattTAGTGTCTCTTTGACGCACTTATCAATAGCACACTTCTAATGAGTACCGAAAATGAAACAAGCTGCAGCTCTTTTCATCTCGAGGTGTGCGCAATTTTGTAATTGCAACAAAAAAGGCTTAAAAGATCTATCCGAGTGCAACATCAACAACAAAACTGCACTTAATTTCCAACTTCACTAACTGAATTCGGATTTGTCGACATCAACGAAGGCCATTTTCAAACACCTTGGCAGCCATCCTTAAGGACGTCTGGCAACTTCGGCTCACAAGATGGTGGCGCCCAGCGCGTCGCATAAAAACGTTTCAAAAGCCTCAAGACTATCACGACGGGACGACGGCATCGCGCAGCTTTGCGTTACCTCGTCGATGTCTCTGTTCGACGTCCGGGTTTAAACAAGTCGGGAGTAAAAAGTCGCAGAGCCCATTTCTGGCAAGATGAGGTACGCGCAACTCGTCATGGGTCCCGCGGGAAGCGGCAAGAGCACCTACTGCAGCACCATCGCCAAGCACTGCGAAGCCGTGGGTCGCACGGTTCACGTCGTGAACCTAGACCCGGCGGCCGAGTACTTCGACTACAACGTGGCCTTCGACGTTCGCTCCCTGATACAGGTCGACGACGTCATGGAAGACGAGGAGCTCGCGTTCGGCCCCAACGGCGCGCTCGTGTTCTGCTTCGAGTACCTGAGCGAGAACGTGGAGTGGCTCGAGGAACAACTTGGCGAAGACAGCGACGACTACTTCATCTTCGATTGCCCCGGCCAGATCGAACTGTACACTCACCTGGACGTCATGAAGCGACTCGTCCGGACCCTGGAGGCCTGGGAGTTCCGCGTATGCGGAGTCTTCCTGATCGACTCGCAGTTCCTGGTCGACACGTCCAAGTTCTTCTCTGGCGTCCTGTCGGCGCTCGCGGCCATGGTGAACTTCGAGATACCGCACGTGAACGTCATCACCAAGATGGACCTGCTGAACAGGGCGGGCCGCCGTAAAATCGGCCGCTTCCTGGAACCTGATTCGAGCTTGCTCCTCGAAGACGACCGTCTGGGTGAGGGCCACTCGCAACTCTCGGAGGCCATCGCTAAAGTCATCGAAGAGTACAGCCTCGTCAAGTTCATGCCGCTCAACATCAAGGTGGAAGAGAGCATTGGAGACCTCTTGCTCGTCATCGACAACGCCATTCAGTACGGAGAAGACCTGGACGTCAAGACGCACGACTTCGATCAGCCCGATAGGGACGATGACGGAGACGTGCCCTACGGTCTGGAAGGCTGAGGAGACTTTAGATGAAAGAAAGGACTCGGAGTCACTCATCTTGTTAACATGCTGTGGGTCGGTGTTGAACAGTGACTCGGTCCACTACTCGACGTTGATGTTTCATAACTGTCATAATCATAAATGTCATACTTCCGAAAAAGGCGTTATATTGCTTGGCGAGACCCTTTTTATAATCCGCATGTGCGCTTTTCTGCGCtgcatatgatgatgatgaaactatGGTTTTCCCTTTGCATCGGGTGGATATTTGCcaaactaatggcggcacctgtcgtgcttcaagtggagaggaggtcctagttgcacgtgctggggcttgtctattatgcgtgtttatgtcaagagagctgggtctacattttccgcgtcatagtGCAAGCAAACTGcccttgaacacgctgtttgcaaaAGTGAGTAGCCGCCActagttgggctaactgcatcgcaagaaagctagctttacaatcatgAAAAGGGTCTCTTGCGGTGGTAATGTTTCTGCACGACTTTCACATTTCACTCCAAGCTGCAGCTTTTTACAATCCTCGTGAAATGTGGGGCAGCTACCACTCACCGATAGTGCAACATTAAGTGAGATGTTGTCGAAATATTTGTTCAAACACGCACCATGTGAAAACTTGGCGTAGACGTCGCTAGGCGACAGCATGTGGAGGGAAGCGTTAGAAAAAACTGCAGCTGCAGCAGATACCTCCAAAAGTTActtagcgcaagaaaaaaacgcaGCACAGAAGGAAGATACACAAGGGACAAACGCTTGTCCCTTGTGTATCTTTCTTGTGTGCtgcgtttttttcttgcgctaagTAACTTTTGTGACTATGCACCAACTCGGCCCTCAAAAACTCTTAAGTACATACCTCGTACGTGTtgtgttgttggtggtggtgatATGGTGAGATGCTCCACCACTTCAATTCTAAATGCACTGACATCAACAAACATCCCGAGATGGCTTTtgtgggagttttttttttagatttcaatTTATAAGTACATTTCATTTCTCATTTGCTTTGCTTGCCCTCGTTTCTTTTCCCCTTCCCTCCCGCTTTCAGCTTTGGGTATAGATACTTTATAGCAGGGGTGTCAAACATGCAGCTCAACTCACATTACTGCCCTCGTCTCATATTGTTTatgaggcaccccatgcagtcATTATGTGTTGGAACATAACCGTGCAACAAAAACACTATATTTCAGAATAATCGgggtccagattttagtcattctagAGTCTGTATCGATATGTATCTCGAGTCCCGAGGCCATTGAGATATAGAAAAGGCCTTtcaaaatggcaacgttagctgacattttgttcagccccccccccccccccctcccaccaaaagatttcgtgactgcagcccgctagctgaggtgagtttgagacccctactTCATAGCAATACTTCCAATGCTTCCAAAATCGGTAATTTGTGGGAAGTGAACGCACTTGGCCATTAAATTATTGGCACTAGTGCACACTATAGTCAGacgcaactttagaaggcagcgacaTTTCCAACTCAGCAGCAGATGCACACAAGGCCATACCAAAGGGCACGTGCTCTAGACTGACGCCATCAACCAGACAGTTGGTGACCCCACCAACATGAACGGGACTATTTCCAGTCGTGGAGGTGattggctgccgcgcttcggtcatctggggcACAATCTTGTGCATGTTCTGTGATACAGCGTTCTATCGCACTGCACTGAATTGGTTGAGGCTCGTCTGACAGTCAGACGTGAGAAGAGCAACTGGAAAAGTCAGTGCTGTCAGTCATTTTGTCGTCTGCTTGGCAAAGAACAGGCACAGAACGGATGGAGACACCATTCTGTCCGATAGAGCGAATATAGGATGATCTCCGGATGACTTGGATTGGATGGAAATGAAACACTCGGGCTGCAGAAGCAAATTAGTCTGCTTCGTGTCTGACTTAACCCCATCCTGTGCCGATAGTTTTCAAAAGTGGCAACCAGCTCCCCACCTAACGCAAATTGTGACACCAGCTAGCGCCCAATAaagacattaacacaaataaaCTGTTAAAGTCCTCACACTCTTCCATTTCAAGCTTTGAAAAGCAATATTGATGTTCAGTTCTAATAATTCTATATTTCTTCATGCGTTGGAAGCATAggagtgcgcagggttccccatcaggggggggggcaaaggttcatcgcagtgcccccccccaatgtatggggcagattttgcacccccccccctcttaggtgactagaagggtcaatgtacggggcagattttgcgcccccccacccctctcaagtgattaggggggggcggccgccccccctgtgcgcacgcctatggttggaAGCATTTCTGAATTCGTTATACGGTTGCCCAGCAGACGATCAAAACATGACGCATTCTTCCAGGGCGCTCGCCCTTCACTTATTGGCTGTTTGCTCCTTCTCGTTCTCTCGTGAAGTTTCATTCCGTTCTATCACAGAACTTGTACAAGACTGCGCCCCTGGCCGACGCCTCTCCTGCCTAGTTGTATCGAGCTACAGTGAGAAGTACAGTACTCGCAGATTGAAACGcgaaaaatttagggctaagtaatgttCGTACTTTTGTTTCGAGCATCTACAGTTCgtcatatcggcataattttGACTTGGACACTTACATCGGATCCAACATTACCTTCAGTGGCCCGATTTGCAGCGACGTGACACTGTAATCATGAGCAACTTCTCATAGCAGTCattatactgaaaaaaaaaaaaaaaacgtcgcatttcagtccatgagtactgtacaacAAGAAGTGGCAAGATTGGGCAACTACCGTCTAGCAGGAGCACTCTAACCAAGAGCTGCTAGCACACCATGATGATGGCAACCTGCCACGATGGCAACCTTCAATGAGATTTTTTTCACAGTGTGTGACTACTTGTTGGCCACACTCTCAGATCTCTATTCGCAGCAAGGACAGCCACACTGAAGATGATGTGACCACACAAGTTGGCAACCAGATGCCCTTGTGTCGCACCTGCCGCACAGCAAGCAAATAATTAATAATGGGGTCCGAGGACATCGTGCATTGAAACATGGCAGCTGGATCTGACAGTTGGTACTGCTCCATGACTGGCTGTCATGAATATTGAAGTGTCAAGGCGAAGCTTGCAGGATAAATTTTGAAGGAGCTCCCTTGTAGATGTTGCTCGTTTAATAAACAGACACGAGTTTTTGTAATGACGAGGTAATACTGACTTTAATGGATTGTGACTCTCAAACATGCCAGCTCGCATGTGATAATACTGCTTGCAACATAGGCTTCTCCATTTACAATACCCACGGCTGTATGGCAGTTGAATGGTGAACTGCAAGAGAAGAAATGTAAGCCTTAGTGAAATGGCACAAAAAATGAGCAGAAGAAGTACTTTACAAATATATTACTGCATTACCGCCTCTGATACTGTGGTTTAAAAGGCTATGCCTAGTGTTATACATATACAGCAAAGGCTCGCTAGTCCGACAcccgttaatttggaaaatcagataattcggacgtgttctctgttCCCGGCCagtatatgcattgtttaatggcatccaactctcgttaattcggtcatattacGGCTCAACCCGGTTAAATTCGGACGAGCCTCGGAGTGCGCCGAGCACGAAGCACCGCAAATGAGCGACGCAAAGGAATGAAAACGACATTTATCAACAGCCGAAACGACCGCGGGCTTTCAGaatttcagaaaggcgtggtcacCATTCGCAATCGTGTTGTTAGTGCATAGCAAGGTATGAGTTCAGAGTAAGCTTCTGAATAAGACACAGCGGTCTTGAGCCGCGTTCACATAGTGAATGAAGTagcaaatgacgaaaattgcgttTTTTGTACTGCTCGtatgcaaaataattactggatttacgtatttctcaagaaaatgaaagtgcattcAATTAAATTCAATTTATTTTCCAATATATACATGTTGGATGGTTGCAATGGTTTAAAGCTACATAAGTAACTTGG comes from Rhipicephalus sanguineus isolate Rsan-2018 chromosome 7, BIME_Rsan_1.4, whole genome shotgun sequence and encodes:
- the LOC119400149 gene encoding GPN-loop GTPase 3, encoding MRYAQLVMGPAGSGKSTYCSTIAKHCEAVGRTVHVVNLDPAAEYFDYNVAFDVRSLIQVDDVMEDEELAFGPNGALVFCFEYLSENVEWLEEQLGEDSDDYFIFDCPGQIELYTHLDVMKRLVRTLEAWEFRVCGVFLIDSQFLVDTSKFFSGVLSALAAMVNFEIPHVNVITKMDLLNRAGRRKIGRFLEPDSSLLLEDDRLGEGHSQLSEAIAKVIEEYSLVKFMPLNIKVEESIGDLLLVIDNAIQYGEDLDVKTHDFDQPDRDDDGDVPYGLEG